A DNA window from Paenibacillus andongensis contains the following coding sequences:
- a CDS encoding DUF423 domain-containing protein: MKLFLLLGSVNAFLSVALGAFGAHYLKQRIPDKIDVFQTGVQYHMIHAIALILIALLSDKLANSSMVNASGWAIFIGIILFSGSLYALSLTGLKFFGPITPLGGLSFLVGWILLAVAAYK; encoded by the coding sequence ATGAAACTTTTTTTGCTGTTAGGCAGTGTGAATGCGTTTCTTTCTGTCGCTTTAGGCGCTTTTGGGGCACATTACTTGAAACAAAGGATTCCGGATAAGATCGATGTGTTTCAGACAGGGGTACAATATCACATGATTCATGCGATAGCCCTCATCCTTATTGCTCTTTTGTCGGATAAGCTGGCAAATAGCTCTATGGTGAATGCATCGGGGTGGGCCATTTTTATCGGGATTATCCTGTTCTCAGGCAGTTTATATGCACTGAGTTTGACTGGACTCAAGTTTTTTGGACCTATTACCCCGCTAGGCGGGCTGAGTTTCTTGGTTGGATGGATACTTCTGGCCGTGGCCGCTTACAAATAA
- a CDS encoding AEC family transporter, which translates to MSYFIYILVNNIVPISIMIAIGVAMYRAFHIDIKTLSKLNFYVFSPALVFVKLYESEMNLHVLMQVLLFFVLFFSLLFASIEVFIRLKKMKRGMRIAMRNSVIFYNSANYALPLNQTVFGGNAYTLSIQIVIMIMQTLIPNTYGIYTLNAHKSTWKATMKTILSLPVIYAIPIALLLRYFHLPVPGSIHIPLQYISNAFMATALLTLGVQLGGMKWEFHFSNVLVSNILRLAVGPLLGFFVVWLLGIEGITAKALILSCAVPTSLSSVLLAIEYENEPEFSSQAVFTSTLFSMFTIPVVIFCLNFI; encoded by the coding sequence ATGAGTTATTTCATATACATTTTGGTGAATAACATTGTACCTATTAGTATAATGATTGCGATTGGCGTGGCGATGTACCGCGCATTCCACATTGATATTAAGACATTATCGAAGCTGAATTTCTATGTGTTTTCACCAGCGCTCGTTTTTGTTAAGCTGTATGAGTCCGAAATGAACTTGCATGTTTTAATGCAGGTTCTCTTGTTTTTTGTCCTTTTCTTTAGTCTCCTTTTTGCCAGCATTGAGGTTTTTATTCGGTTGAAAAAGATGAAGCGAGGAATGCGTATTGCCATGCGTAATAGTGTTATTTTCTACAATAGCGCTAATTACGCACTGCCGCTGAATCAAACCGTTTTTGGTGGGAATGCTTATACCTTATCTATCCAAATCGTGATCATGATTATGCAAACGCTAATTCCAAATACATATGGCATCTATACTTTAAATGCACATAAATCGACTTGGAAAGCAACGATGAAAACCATTCTTTCCTTACCGGTCATTTATGCCATTCCGATTGCGCTTCTGCTGAGATATTTCCATTTACCTGTTCCGGGATCGATTCATATACCGCTGCAGTATATTTCAAACGCTTTTATGGCGACAGCCTTACTGACTCTAGGTGTGCAGCTTGGTGGTATGAAATGGGAATTTCATTTTTCCAATGTGCTCGTTTCTAATATACTCAGACTTGCCGTAGGGCCGCTGCTCGGATTTTTCGTTGTTTGGCTGCTCGGGATTGAAGGAATTACGGCCAAAGCATTGATCCTCTCGTGTGCTGTGCCCACCTCTCTAAGCAGTGTGCTGCTCGCTATTGAATATGAAAATGAACCGGAGTTTTCTTCACAGGCTGTCTTTACTTCAACTTTATTTAGTATGTTTACAATCCCAGTTGTTATCTTTTGTTTGAATTTTATATGA
- a CDS encoding MarR family winged helix-turn-helix transcriptional regulator, producing MSSSEFLKLENQLCFSLYASSRAITRMYRPFLEGLGITYPQYLVLLVLWDQKESTVKELSEKLDLDSGTLTPMLKRMEAQQLVQRKRSSEDERVVNIQITEAGLALYEKALCIPQSLLASSGLSPEEIYTFNEQLKRIISSVNAFD from the coding sequence ATGAGCAGCAGTGAATTTTTAAAGCTAGAAAATCAACTGTGCTTTAGTCTATATGCAAGCTCGAGAGCCATTACTCGTATGTATCGCCCTTTTCTTGAAGGTTTGGGGATTACCTATCCGCAATATTTGGTGCTGTTGGTTCTCTGGGATCAAAAGGAAAGCACGGTTAAAGAGCTCAGCGAGAAGCTTGATCTTGATTCGGGTACTTTGACACCTATGCTAAAGCGGATGGAAGCTCAGCAATTGGTTCAAAGGAAACGATCTTCGGAAGATGAACGTGTCGTGAATATTCAAATTACAGAAGCGGGTCTAGCCCTATACGAGAAGGCGCTTTGTATTCCACAGTCGCTGCTTGCGTCAAGCGGGCTATCTCCTGAAGAAATTTACACGTTCAATGAACAGTTAAAACGTATTATCAGCAGCGTAAATGCGTTCGACTAG
- a CDS encoding NHLP leader peptide family RiPP precursor: MSNNGILKEKIIQKAWEDEAFKNQLIANPKAALKQAFGITLPDDIKVKAVEETSTEFVLVIPTNPAKVLVTTNAVESIW; the protein is encoded by the coding sequence ATGTCGAACAATGGAATTTTAAAAGAAAAAATTATTCAAAAAGCTTGGGAAGATGAAGCATTCAAGAACCAACTTATTGCTAATCCCAAAGCCGCGCTAAAACAAGCATTTGGCATCACTCTTCCTGATGACATCAAAGTTAAAGCAGTTGAAGAAACCTCAACAGAGTTTGTACTCGTCATCCCTACGAATCCCGCGAAAGTATTAGTTACTACGAATGCTGTTGAAAGCATCTGGTAA
- a CDS encoding sensor histidine kinase, whose amino-acid sequence MKWISRELWTTMLVLIVCYGFMSSHVSADEQADLKPIPTWSILWNDSAEGIDNVVIPSPTNKWITVRNGDLPPEKPKEVSSAWVRFQLPPDVPKDYGIYIEQIYAQQLWVYIGDRLVREINFEFPTDEQRSLFPVGSEDGGEFVYLKLGTSMDRLGLHSEIKLDHYSALTRSFIFRDLQNIILGCAFLFIAAIMLICSFFLKQIQLASWISLSLLILALGTIFITYSPFMYANFTNYGDLFLDLFDISLAVFLPTLTYFFEKIFDNGNFKWIRAFRKFQIIYSAISIAFMFINQLNNYRFIKAYFIASVTVLGSIMIIQFILIIGLSIVFVKRGNKEAVIFSTGFSLLALMSVLDLMCYYASSQKYQFFLWKWGVVGFIIALIVILGRRFAINQEHMINYSKELEFYNHQLQLSDKMEMISSLAASVAHEVRNPLQVTRGFLQLVAARTDDKNKEYMGIAIEELDRASLIITDFLTFAKPQLDELVDLNVSKEISQIEGIIVPLATLHGGRITVSVPNDLFIQGNSSKLKQVLINIIKNSIEAFQVDGQIHIWAYEKDEEVYIHFKDNGEGIEPAQLTKLGEPYYSTKTKGTGLGLMVTFRIIEIMKGHIEFKSQKYVGTEVVLRFPSIAVK is encoded by the coding sequence ATGAAATGGATATCTCGAGAACTCTGGACAACAATGTTGGTTCTGATTGTTTGTTATGGATTCATGTCTTCCCATGTTTCTGCCGATGAGCAAGCGGATTTGAAACCGATTCCAACGTGGAGTATATTGTGGAATGATTCAGCCGAAGGAATTGATAATGTCGTGATTCCTTCACCTACCAATAAATGGATAACAGTCAGAAATGGCGACTTGCCTCCCGAGAAACCGAAAGAAGTTTCCTCGGCATGGGTTCGATTCCAGCTTCCGCCTGATGTCCCCAAAGACTATGGCATTTACATTGAACAAATTTATGCCCAGCAACTCTGGGTATATATTGGCGATCGATTAGTTCGAGAAATAAACTTTGAGTTTCCAACTGATGAACAGAGAAGCTTATTTCCTGTAGGTAGTGAAGATGGGGGGGAATTCGTATATTTAAAGCTGGGGACATCGATGGATCGATTGGGTTTACACTCAGAAATTAAACTGGATCATTATTCAGCTTTGACTCGATCATTTATATTTCGGGATTTGCAGAACATCATTCTAGGCTGTGCATTTCTTTTTATTGCAGCGATTATGCTGATATGTTCTTTCTTTTTGAAGCAAATTCAACTTGCAAGCTGGATTTCACTAAGTTTACTTATTTTAGCTCTAGGCACTATTTTTATTACGTATTCGCCTTTCATGTACGCAAATTTCACAAATTATGGCGACCTATTTCTTGATTTATTTGATATCTCTCTTGCTGTTTTTTTACCAACACTCACCTATTTCTTTGAAAAAATATTTGATAATGGGAACTTTAAGTGGATTAGAGCGTTTAGGAAATTCCAGATTATTTATTCCGCAATTTCAATTGCCTTTATGTTTATTAATCAACTCAATAATTATCGATTTATCAAAGCGTATTTCATTGCGTCTGTTACCGTTTTGGGGTCTATTATGATTATTCAATTCATTTTAATTATTGGATTATCCATTGTATTCGTAAAAAGAGGGAACAAGGAAGCTGTTATTTTTTCAACCGGTTTTTCCTTATTGGCTCTAATGAGTGTCCTAGATTTAATGTGCTACTATGCCAGTTCTCAAAAATATCAATTTTTCTTGTGGAAATGGGGCGTAGTAGGATTTATAATTGCCCTCATTGTTATATTAGGTAGACGCTTTGCAATCAATCAGGAGCATATGATCAACTATTCTAAGGAATTAGAGTTTTACAACCATCAGCTTCAGCTCTCGGATAAGATGGAAATGATAAGCTCGTTGGCGGCATCTGTCGCGCATGAGGTGCGAAACCCTTTGCAAGTAACGAGAGGATTCTTACAGCTTGTCGCAGCTAGAACAGATGATAAGAACAAAGAATACATGGGAATAGCAATAGAAGAATTAGATCGGGCTTCGCTAATCATTACGGACTTCCTGACATTTGCAAAGCCACAGCTGGATGAACTCGTTGATTTAAATGTTTCGAAGGAAATTAGTCAAATTGAAGGTATTATTGTACCATTGGCCACATTACACGGTGGGCGGATCACGGTTAGTGTTCCTAATGATTTGTTTATACAAGGGAACTCATCCAAATTGAAGCAAGTGCTTATAAATATTATTAAAAATAGTATCGAAGCCTTTCAGGTTGATGGCCAGATTCATATATGGGCATATGAGAAAGATGAAGAAGTATATATTCATTTCAAAGACAATGGAGAAGGAATTGAACCTGCGCAGTTAACCAAATTAGGGGAGCCTTACTATTCCACGAAAACGAAGGGGACCGGATTAGGACTCATGGTTACTTTTCGAATTATTGAAATTATGAAGGGGCACATTGAATTTAAAAGTCAAAAATACGTAGGTACTGAGGTAGTACTTAGGTTTCCATCCATAGCTGTAAAATAA
- a CDS encoding amidohydrolase family protein: MLRHSEDQGPVDIGVKYGKIAMLGRIAEQGEREIDGIGHLLLPPFVESHIHLDTVLTAGEPAWNESGTLFEGIGLWQKRKQALTYEDVTGRAEKVLRMQMAAGILHVRTQADISDPNLTALRALLALRERVKPYMNLQVIAFPQDGIRACPDNERRLEQALELGADGIGAIPHLEPTREEGLASLEICFNLAEKHGCFVHVFCDEMDDAHSTFLESVAQFAIRSGLRERVTAAHTNAAAYYGEAYYQKVQGMLARSGVNVICCPLINSAMQGRYDGYPKGRGITRIKELWTAGVNVSIAHDDIQTPFYPLGTGNMLQAAHIAAHLAHMTGREEVAELVRMITTRAAKTLQLKEYGLEIGQPASFIILPGDDAMDLVREQPCCRYVVSHGRIVAETLPARSKLLITL; the protein is encoded by the coding sequence ATGCTTAGACATTCAGAGGATCAAGGTCCTGTAGATATCGGTGTAAAATACGGCAAAATCGCCATGCTTGGAAGGATTGCCGAACAAGGGGAACGCGAAATCGATGGCATTGGTCACCTGCTGCTCCCTCCGTTTGTGGAGTCTCATATTCATTTGGACACTGTCCTAACGGCGGGGGAGCCCGCCTGGAATGAGAGCGGGACCCTATTCGAAGGTATCGGATTATGGCAAAAGCGAAAACAAGCGCTCACCTACGAAGACGTCACCGGGCGAGCAGAGAAGGTGCTTCGGATGCAGATGGCTGCCGGTATCCTGCATGTGCGTACCCAAGCAGATATCTCTGACCCGAATTTGACTGCTCTACGTGCACTTCTTGCCTTGCGCGAGCGCGTAAAACCATACATGAACCTGCAGGTTATCGCATTTCCTCAAGATGGCATTCGCGCTTGTCCCGATAATGAGCGCCGACTTGAGCAGGCTCTGGAGCTTGGCGCTGATGGCATAGGAGCGATTCCGCACCTCGAGCCTACGCGTGAGGAAGGACTGGCCTCGCTGGAGATTTGCTTCAATTTAGCAGAGAAGCATGGCTGCTTCGTACATGTGTTTTGCGACGAAATGGACGATGCTCACTCCACGTTCTTAGAAAGCGTGGCCCAATTCGCCATTCGTTCTGGACTACGCGAGCGAGTGACAGCTGCGCATACGAACGCTGCGGCCTATTATGGTGAAGCTTATTACCAGAAGGTGCAGGGAATGCTGGCGCGCTCGGGTGTGAATGTTATTTGCTGCCCACTCATCAATAGTGCAATGCAGGGCAGATACGACGGCTATCCCAAAGGCAGAGGCATCACCCGGATCAAGGAATTATGGACGGCTGGCGTTAATGTTAGCATCGCACATGATGATATTCAGACGCCTTTCTATCCGCTGGGTACAGGTAATATGCTGCAAGCAGCCCATATCGCTGCTCATTTAGCACATATGACGGGGCGCGAAGAAGTGGCGGAACTTGTGCGTATGATTACGACACGTGCAGCGAAAACTCTGCAGCTCAAGGAATACGGGCTCGAGATTGGCCAACCTGCCAGCTTTATCATTTTGCCTGGAGATGATGCTATGGATCTTGTTCGTGAACAGCCTTGTTGTCGGTATGTTGTGAGCCATGGCCGCATTGTTGCTGAAACTTTGCCTGCAAGGAGTAAATTGTTGATTACATTGTGA
- a CDS encoding ABC transporter permease, translated as MAVDSNYLQMLPDEIFPARERAAWANRLEDGASPGRRLLMLLKHLLPPLVAFIVFIGGWELIAYLVKAPVYLVPKPSDIVAAAVENRHGLWVSVRTTTLEAVLGFFLSIILGVTGAILLASSKWIEKSVYPYAIILQTIPIVAIAPLIVIWFDAGVNAIVIITFLIGFFPMLSNTLIGLNSTDQNMSNLFYLYNANPIQTMWRLRIPAALPYIVAGLKISCTLSVVGAIVGEYIAGIGGGQGGLGYAITYAAARLKTPYLFACGLSASALGIIFFLLVNAFAKWLLSSWHESEMKKDN; from the coding sequence ATGGCTGTAGATTCTAACTACCTGCAAATGCTGCCGGATGAAATATTCCCTGCCCGCGAACGGGCTGCTTGGGCTAATCGATTGGAAGACGGGGCCTCGCCAGGGCGTAGGCTTCTGATGCTGCTTAAGCATCTTTTGCCACCGCTGGTCGCCTTTATTGTTTTCATTGGAGGCTGGGAACTCATTGCTTATTTAGTGAAAGCGCCTGTTTATCTCGTACCTAAGCCTTCCGATATTGTCGCAGCAGCCGTAGAAAACAGACATGGACTATGGGTATCTGTAAGGACAACGACGCTGGAAGCTGTGCTTGGATTTTTCCTCAGTATTATATTAGGCGTTACTGGTGCTATTCTATTGGCAAGCTCCAAATGGATTGAGAAGAGTGTGTATCCTTATGCGATTATTTTACAAACGATCCCGATTGTCGCCATTGCCCCTCTCATTGTGATCTGGTTCGATGCGGGTGTGAATGCGATTGTCATTATTACATTCTTAATCGGATTCTTCCCCATGCTTTCGAATACGTTAATCGGTCTGAATTCCACGGATCAAAACATGAGTAACCTGTTTTATCTATACAATGCGAATCCGATTCAAACGATGTGGAGGCTGCGCATACCAGCTGCCCTTCCTTATATCGTAGCTGGCCTTAAAATTTCATGTACTTTATCCGTAGTCGGGGCTATTGTCGGTGAATACATTGCCGGTATCGGCGGAGGTCAAGGCGGACTTGGTTATGCGATTACGTATGCCGCTGCACGCTTAAAAACACCTTATTTATTCGCTTGTGGACTTTCAGCATCAGCACTGGGCATTATTTTCTTCCTGTTAGTCAACGCTTTCGCCAAATGGCTGCTTAGTTCGTGGCACGAATCCGAGATGAAAAAGGATAACTAA
- a CDS encoding FAD-binding oxidoreductase codes for MAMNISWEKEMQEQLAKEIVFVDGETREKLSKDYYWYSPVLNRQLQHMKAADVVAIPRNETEVAEVLAFGYRHNIPVTVRGAGTGNYGQAVPLQGGIVLDLSRMDEILEIGAGYARLQCGVRLGVIDKKAREVGQEIRIYPSTYVKATVGGFVSGGSGGIGSITHGNLWDGNVLEAVIYTMEESPQRLVIKGRDLFDYIHNYGTTGILTEVTIPLSPRTEWAQAIANFETFEQSMRFGEALAREEAILKRLIAPMEWPIPSYFVPFAKVIESGMAAVMLEFAEDSLPLVEALAQSYGGHIGHLIEAKNYRKTIGVSDFTWNHTTLWAMKTDASMTYLQAGFKLDSYMEQIKKIKDQYGEEVYLHFEWVRSGGEISPNSLPVVRFESEERLYEIIQYCESIGVKIFDPHTWVLDHGGRGEVGSMERKKRENDPRGLLNPGKIIYEM; via the coding sequence ATGGCCATGAATATAAGCTGGGAGAAAGAGATGCAGGAGCAGCTTGCTAAAGAAATCGTGTTTGTTGATGGCGAAACGAGAGAAAAGCTCTCTAAAGATTATTACTGGTACTCCCCTGTGCTTAATCGTCAATTACAGCATATGAAAGCGGCCGATGTCGTTGCCATACCGCGTAATGAAACTGAGGTGGCTGAAGTGTTAGCCTTTGGTTACCGCCATAATATTCCCGTTACGGTTCGTGGAGCCGGTACAGGCAACTATGGTCAGGCGGTTCCCTTGCAGGGCGGTATTGTCTTAGATCTAAGCCGGATGGATGAAATTCTTGAAATCGGAGCTGGCTATGCTCGTTTACAATGTGGAGTTCGTCTAGGCGTCATTGATAAAAAGGCTCGCGAAGTCGGACAAGAAATTCGCATTTACCCGAGTACTTATGTTAAAGCGACGGTGGGCGGCTTTGTGAGCGGTGGTTCCGGCGGAATCGGCTCGATTACCCACGGAAACCTATGGGACGGCAATGTGCTGGAAGCCGTCATTTACACCATGGAAGAATCTCCGCAGCGCTTGGTTATCAAAGGGCGTGATTTATTTGATTACATTCATAATTATGGGACGACCGGCATTTTGACCGAGGTGACCATCCCGCTTTCTCCTCGCACCGAGTGGGCTCAGGCTATTGCTAATTTCGAGACCTTCGAGCAGTCGATGCGATTCGGTGAGGCTCTTGCCAGAGAAGAAGCGATTCTGAAACGACTCATTGCTCCGATGGAGTGGCCAATTCCCTCTTATTTCGTTCCTTTTGCCAAAGTGATTGAGTCTGGTATGGCCGCTGTCATGCTTGAATTCGCTGAGGATTCACTGCCTTTAGTTGAAGCTCTTGCCCAAAGCTACGGCGGGCACATCGGCCATCTCATTGAGGCTAAGAATTACCGGAAAACGATCGGGGTATCTGATTTTACATGGAATCATACGACGTTATGGGCAATGAAAACGGACGCTTCCATGACGTATCTGCAAGCTGGCTTTAAACTGGATAGCTATATGGAACAAATTAAGAAGATTAAAGACCAATATGGGGAAGAAGTTTACTTGCATTTTGAATGGGTACGCAGCGGTGGGGAAATATCGCCGAATTCGCTTCCGGTTGTTCGCTTTGAAAGCGAAGAACGCTTATATGAGATCATTCAATATTGTGAATCCATCGGCGTGAAAATATTTGACCCTCATACCTGGGTGTTGGATCATGGCGGACGCGGTGAAGTTGGCAGCATGGAGCGTAAGAAACGTGAGAATGACCCAAGAGGTCTGCTGAATCCAGGGAAAATCATTTATGAGATGTAA
- a CDS encoding ABC transporter ATP-binding protein, producing the protein MNSSLIHTSNSQISGPKFVSMENLSKTYPNGTIALQDVNLTIQEGEFLCFVGPSGCGKSTIFKMITGLAKPSKGTLDVFGTTPKEARKQSDIAFVFQDHTLLPWSTVEANVRLPLELRGVDKKTQKEEAQRVLELVGLKDYMKVLPRQLSGGMKMRVSIARALISRPKLLLMDEPFGALDEITRQTLQMELLHIWQQDKSMTVLFVTHNVFESVFLSTSVVVMTPRPGKISARIDIPVPFPRDESFRTTTQFSDLVREVAAALDH; encoded by the coding sequence ATGAATTCTTCTCTGATCCATACATCTAACTCACAAATATCCGGCCCGAAATTCGTTAGCATGGAGAATCTCTCTAAGACGTACCCCAACGGAACGATTGCTTTGCAAGATGTAAATCTAACAATTCAAGAAGGAGAGTTCCTTTGCTTTGTTGGTCCGTCTGGTTGTGGGAAATCAACGATTTTCAAAATGATCACAGGGCTTGCCAAGCCGAGTAAAGGGACGTTAGATGTATTCGGAACGACGCCGAAAGAAGCACGAAAACAAAGTGATATCGCCTTTGTTTTCCAAGATCATACGCTGCTGCCTTGGTCTACGGTAGAAGCTAACGTAAGATTGCCGCTTGAATTGCGCGGTGTAGATAAGAAGACACAGAAAGAAGAGGCCCAGCGCGTATTGGAGCTAGTCGGCTTGAAGGACTATATGAAGGTGCTGCCTAGACAGCTCTCCGGAGGAATGAAGATGCGTGTCTCCATCGCGCGCGCTCTCATTTCGAGACCAAAGCTGCTTCTCATGGATGAGCCCTTCGGCGCCTTAGACGAAATTACGCGTCAAACCTTGCAAATGGAGCTGCTCCATATTTGGCAGCAGGATAAATCGATGACCGTGCTGTTCGTCACGCATAACGTATTCGAATCGGTGTTCTTATCCACAAGTGTTGTTGTGATGACACCGCGTCCCGGTAAAATATCGGCGAGGATTGATATTCCCGTCCCTTTTCCTCGAGATGAAAGCTTCCGTACAACGACGCAGTTCAGTGATTTAGTTCGTGAAGTAGCTGCCGCTTTGGATCATTGA
- a CDS encoding creatininase family protein produces the protein MLNLSFNRYQGKAWDRCFFPRLSKLEVAQVPKDDALIVLPVGAIEQHGPHMPVFTDTLISEVLLTEAFEQLPDDANIWLLPAIPYGKSTEHLGHPGTITLSATTLMAVVMDIAKSLSKSGFQKLVLVNTHGGNTDLLNMMGREIRIETGLAVFRLDPGGLGAADEWITPLEKQAGIHAGDMETSLVMSAKPDWVHMELAPTEYPNYPDSRYLGLRNRAFAWVMDDLSHSGISGDATQATITKGRAMSEKYGAHIAEALLSFQAFEMASLKKSQ, from the coding sequence GTGCTCAACTTGTCATTCAATCGTTATCAAGGTAAGGCGTGGGATCGCTGCTTTTTTCCCCGCTTAAGTAAGCTCGAGGTTGCTCAGGTTCCCAAAGATGATGCGCTCATCGTTCTGCCGGTTGGCGCAATTGAGCAGCATGGTCCGCATATGCCAGTGTTTACCGATACATTAATTTCTGAAGTGCTCTTAACTGAGGCTTTCGAACAGCTTCCCGATGATGCGAATATATGGCTGCTGCCCGCCATTCCGTATGGGAAAAGTACAGAGCACCTTGGCCATCCAGGGACCATAACGTTATCGGCAACTACATTAATGGCTGTCGTGATGGATATTGCAAAAAGCCTGAGTAAAAGCGGATTTCAGAAATTAGTACTAGTGAATACGCACGGGGGTAACACGGATTTATTAAATATGATGGGCCGGGAAATTCGTATTGAAACAGGATTGGCTGTATTTCGGTTAGATCCTGGCGGACTCGGTGCTGCTGATGAGTGGATAACGCCGCTGGAGAAGCAGGCTGGGATTCATGCGGGTGATATGGAAACTTCCTTAGTGATGTCGGCTAAGCCCGATTGGGTTCATATGGAGCTTGCTCCTACGGAATATCCGAATTATCCGGATTCGCGTTATTTGGGCCTTCGTAATCGTGCTTTTGCTTGGGTGATGGATGATTTATCCCATTCAGGCATTTCTGGTGATGCCACGCAAGCAACGATAACGAAAGGCCGTGCGATGTCCGAAAAGTACGGTGCACATATCGCCGAGGCGCTGCTCTCCTTTCAAGCTTTTGAGATGGCGTCTTTGAAAAAGAGTCAATAA
- a CDS encoding NAD(P)H-dependent oxidoreductase, which translates to MANLLVIYYSAFGHVFQMAQAVADGASQSGAHQVRVVRIPEMIAVQNRVIQQDEERSRAGNEQLASAATLSKQFRLTDRYSKYEATQALQQAIPIATNDDLRWADGILWGFPTYYGTMPAQVKLFLEMAGELCIEGALEGKPTGIFNSTASIHTGHEAAILTAMVPLFHFGMIFVGLPYSENPEYLTADAIGCSPYGASTLAGPDSSLSPDPRELLMAARLGERVADVAAALQLFQSR; encoded by the coding sequence ATGGCTAACCTGTTGGTCATCTATTACAGCGCATTCGGTCACGTATTTCAAATGGCGCAGGCTGTTGCAGATGGAGCTAGCCAATCTGGAGCACATCAGGTCAGGGTCGTTCGTATTCCGGAAATGATTGCTGTTCAAAATCGTGTTATTCAGCAAGATGAAGAAAGATCCAGAGCGGGAAATGAGCAGTTGGCAAGCGCAGCGACGCTTTCTAAGCAATTTCGCTTAACAGATCGTTACAGTAAATATGAAGCTACGCAAGCCTTACAGCAGGCTATTCCTATTGCGACGAACGATGATTTGCGTTGGGCGGATGGCATTCTATGGGGATTTCCTACGTATTATGGCACGATGCCTGCCCAAGTTAAGTTATTTCTTGAAATGGCTGGAGAGCTTTGTATTGAAGGTGCTTTGGAAGGAAAACCGACAGGTATTTTTAATAGTACAGCTTCCATTCATACGGGACATGAAGCTGCTATTTTAACCGCTATGGTTCCCTTATTTCATTTTGGCATGATATTCGTTGGACTGCCATATTCGGAGAATCCCGAATATTTAACCGCTGATGCGATTGGCTGCTCGCCTTATGGGGCATCCACTTTAGCGGGGCCAGACAGTTCGCTATCTCCGGATCCAAGAGAGCTTCTGATGGCCGCTCGATTAGGAGAGAGGGTTGCTGATGTAGCCGCTGCTTTACAGCTATTCCAATCAAGATAA